The following proteins are co-located in the Calliphora vicina chromosome 2, idCalVici1.1, whole genome shotgun sequence genome:
- the LOC135951891 gene encoding lectin subunit alpha-like codes for MKHFISILVIITVAGSVPLDKWFKSADDSLYYIEAETKYTWFESWNECARKNMTLIAIDTKYKHVQIDTLIRKLFVNCPSFWLAGHDNAVDMRYEWATTGNVFSFTNWGPGQPDRLNNNEHCILIWQNTWQWYDLSCSHKLGFICEENEFLKEKNKELTSLRETFLNLIINGCSRPNNSVVLNINGQ; via the exons ATGAAACACTTCATAAGTATTTTAGTGATTATAACAGTGGCAGGCAGTGTGCCACTGGATAAATGGTTTAAAAGTGCTGATGACAGCTTGTATTACATTGAAGCGGAGACAAag TACACCTGGTTTGAATCTTGGAATGAATGTGCCCGTAAAAATATGACCCTAATAGCCATAGACACTAAGTACAAGCATGTCCAAATTGATActttaataagaaaattatttg taaaCTGTCCCTCATTTTGGTTGGCCGGCCATGATAATGCTGTCGATATGCGCTATGAATGGGCCACTACTGGAAATGTATTCAGTTTCACCAATTGGGGTCCAGGGCAACCAGATCGTCTGAATAATAATGAACATTGTATATTGATTTGGCAAAATACTTGGCAGTGGTACGATTTGTCATGTTCACATAAACTTGGTTTTATATGCgaagaaaatgaatttttaaaagaaaagaacaAGGAGTTGACCAGCTTAAGGGaaacttttctaaatttaattatCAATGGTTGTAGCAGACCTAATAATAGTGTTGTTTTGAATATAAATGGACAATGA
- the LOC135951893 gene encoding lectin subunit alpha-like → MKQFISILVIITLAGSVQVEKWFKSADDSLYYIEAEAKYSWFEAWNECARKNMTLIAIDTEYKDFQIDALIRKLFVKCPSFWLAGHDNAVDMRYEWVTTGNVFSFTNWGPGQPDRLNNNEHCILIWQNTWQWYDLPCSHKLGFICEENEFLKEKNKELINLKKTCLKT, encoded by the exons ATGAAACAATTCATAAGTATTTTAGTGATTATAACACTGGCAGGCAGTGTGCAAGTGGAAAAATGGTTTAAAAGTGCTGATGACAGCTTGTATTACATTGAAGCAGAGGCAAAG tACAGCTGGTTTGAAGCTTGGAATGAATGTGCCCGTAAAAATATGACCCTAATAGCCATAGACACTGAGTACAAAGACTTTCAAATTGATGCTTTAATTAGGAAATTATTTG taaaatgtCCCTCATTTTGGTTGGCCGGCCATGATAATGCTGTCGATATGCGCTATGAATGGGTTACTACTGGAAATGTATTCAGTTTCACCAATTGGGGTCCGGGGCAACCAGATCGTCTGAATAATAATGAACATTGTATATTGATTTGGCAAAATACTTGGCAGTGGTATGATTTGCCATGTTCACATAAACTTGGTTTTATATGCgaagaaaatgaatttttgaaagaaaagaaCAAGGAGTTGAtcaatttaaagaaaacttgttTAAAGACCTAA
- the LOC135951892 gene encoding E-selectin-like, whose protein sequence is MHASIVLVSIVAVLSSTAKAGNFYTSATNKIYYVESAYNYNWFESHIECHNKNMTLFTIENEDSFYDLYNVLISGKFSRKPPHLWVGAVGSQRKFTWILNGKPVIWKHGSFDNARNSENCLQLYENTKDLNDVNCVNKMGFVCEENRYQIQCDQTKMAQKNVVLNIHQHRN, encoded by the exons ATGCACGCTTCAATAGTTCTTGTCTCAATAGTAGCAGTTTTAAGTAGCACGGCAAAAGCAGGAAATTTTTATACCTCAgctacaaataaaatatattatgtgGAATCAGCATATAAT TACAATTGGTTTGAGTCCCATATCGAGTGCCACAACAAAAACATGACTCTGTTCACCATTGAAAATGAGGATTCATTTTACGATCTCTATAATGTGTTAATTAGTGGAAAATT TTCTCGCAAACCACCTCATCTCTGGGTGGGAGCCGTTGGATCTCAGCGCAAATTTACCTGGATTTTAAATGGTAAACCTGTCATTTGGAAACATGGTAGTTTTGATAATGCCAGAAATTCCGAAAATTGTCTACAACTCTATGAAAATACCAAAGATTTAAATGATGTTAATTGTGTGAACAAAATGGGTTTTGTGTGTGAGGAGAACAGATATCAGATACAGTGTGATCAAACGAAAATGGCTCAAAAGAATGTTGTGCTAAATATTCATCAACATCGTAATTAA